One genomic segment of Linepithema humile isolate Giens D197 chromosome 5, Lhum_UNIL_v1.0, whole genome shotgun sequence includes these proteins:
- the Oct-TyrR gene encoding tyramine receptor 1: MNSSGESGGTMTEDYEGGCSVPEEETGSNLPTWEAVAATLTLSFLVLATVFGNALVILSVFTYRPLRIVQNFFIVSLAVADLAVAILVMPFNVAYLLLGKWIFGIHLCKLWLTCDVLCCTASILNLCAIALDRYWAITDPINYAQKRTLKRVLGTIAGVWILSGAISSPPLAGWNDWPEELHPGTPCQLTRRQGYVIYSSLGSFFIPLLLMSLVYLEIFLATRRRLRERARQSRLGPVQSTRQRETDDAEESVSSETNHNERSTPRLQAKPSLIDDEPTEVTIGGGGSGGNTSTSNRRGGGAGIAPGTSTTVYQFIEERQRISLSKERRAARTLGVIMGVFVVCWLPFFLMYVIVPFCPACCPSDRMVYFITWLGYVNSALNPLIYTIFNLDYRRAFRRLLRFR, encoded by the coding sequence ATGAACTCGAGCGGCGAATCCGGCGGAACGATGACAGAAGACTACGAGGGCGGCTGCAGCGTGCCGGAAGAGGAGACGGGCTCGAATCTACCGACGTGGGAGGCGGTGGCGGCCACGCTCACCCTGAGCTTCCTCGTACTGGCGACGGTGTTCGGCAACGCGCTCGTGATCCTGAGCGTGTTCACATATCGACCGCTGCGCATCGTCCAAAACTTCTTCATCGTCTCGCTGGCGGTGGCCGATCTCGCGGTGGCGATTCTCGTGATGCCGTTCAACGTAGCCTACCTGCTGCTGGGCAAGTGGATCTTCGGCATTCATCTGTGCAAGCTGTGGTTGACGTGCGACGTGCTCTGCTGCACCGCCAGCATCCTCAATCTGTGCGCGATCGCGCTGGACCGCTACTGGGCGATTACCGATCCGATCAATTACGCGCAGAAGCGCACCCTGAAGCGCGTCCTGGGCACGATCGCCGGCGTGTGGATACTCTCGGGCGCGATCAGCTCGCCGCCACTGGCCGGCTGGAACGACTGGCCGGAGGAGCTGCATCCGGGAACGCCGTGTCAGCTCACGAGACGGCAGGGCTACGTTATATACTCCTCGCTGGGTTCGTTCTTCATACCGTTGCTGCTGATGAGCCTGGTTTACCTGGAAATCTTCCTGGCGACGCGCCGACGGCTGCGAGAGCGAGCGCGGCAGAGCAGGCTCGGCCCGGTGCAGTCGACGCGACAGCGCGAAACCGACGACGCCGAGGAGTCGGTGAGCTCGGAGACGAATCACAACGAGCGCTCGACGCCGCGCTTGCAAGCGAAGCCGTCGTTGATCGACGACGAGCCGACGGAGGTGACGataggcggcggcggcagcggcggtaACACCAGCACGTCCAATAgacgcggcggcggcgccggCATCGCTCCCGGCACTTCGACCACCGTTTATCAGTTCATCGAGGAGCGACAGCGGATCTCGCTGTCGAAGGAGAGACGCGCGGCGAGGACTCTGGGCGTTATCATGGGCGTCTTCGTCGTCTGCTGGCTGCCGTTCTTCCTCATGTACGTCATCGTGCCGTTCTGCCCGGCCTGCTGCCCGTCGGACAGAATGGTGTACTTCATCACGTGGCTCGGCTACGTCAACAGCGCGCTCAATCCCCTCATCTACACGATCTTCAATCTCGATTACAGACGGGCGTTCAGACGGCTGCTGCGATTCCGCTGA